A portion of the Phyllopteryx taeniolatus isolate TA_2022b chromosome 15, UOR_Ptae_1.2, whole genome shotgun sequence genome contains these proteins:
- the oacyl gene encoding O-acyltransferase like protein isoform X1, with the protein MALGWVSLFLLAGLTSRALLKTTQSLPNLPVSQKCAMDTNTFLWEIRQDKPKEYAVRMYDAFGKQGSNVEGGNANQPGQLQQCRSAHNPSFSGQYCQVFLKQGTIQYFVGICVPDSCDEEEVQTLVLYDTFKMGHRSLIQQLPSILVNESTQEMFMTHCLSNSIAPDASDVACLLVVCTMLAIPLAATLLLAIVTWQRNRAVMPTTEAVCLSTGLNQYGTLKTNGSMGGEVSGSTTEANNSSRHGSSCFPKSCVYQCLQAFSLQMTSRGIFSTSSGFPEDGYCSLNGIRILSLLWIMCGHSAQFPVINNLDNYKDWKKTVERSPLYVFSLSGPVFLAVDTFLLLGGLLSARSLLGSIQSAEDKLSPGLVVAYLFRRFKRIQPLHIFVMCLTVGLISLVHWGPYWFPFIDNLMDCKTYWWGNLLLISNLLPVHEICVPWTWYLSLDFQCYATTPLLVYFYRLNRGVFAAMAGGLLLMTTLAGSLVTGLMQLPVFQPSTLTSENYVLYYYVKPHTRYGPFLIGILTGIYLSTKKGQLLKHKWQAVLGWLCCLSVLAALIGLAYALRGIPAHPSLPHALYQGLHRPIWGLAITWIILACEEGYGGFINSLLSFSLWVPLARISFACYLIHPVYILVYTGLQETPIHYTDINFVSSVLLCTVCCISDLNGCSVLYVWMLLVFFRCTCSWDTWCSHLGRAWS; encoded by the exons ATGGCCCTTGGTTGGGTGAGTTTGTTTCTTTTAGCAGGTTTAACTTCAAGGGCACTCCTGAAGACAACACAGTCGTTGCCCAACTTGCCCGTATCCCAAAAATGTGCGATGGATACCAATACTTTCTTATGGGAAATAAGACAGGACAAGCCCAAGGAATACGCTGTTCGCA tgtatgaTGCTTTTGGGAAACAGGGTAGCAATGTTGAAGGAGGTAATGCAAACCAGCCTGGCCAGCTGCAGCAGTGTCGCTCTGCCCATAATCCTTCCTTCTCTGGACAGTACTGCCAAGTGTTTCTCAAGCAG ggAACCATCCAGTATTTTGTGGGTATCTGTGTCCCAGACTCTTGCGATGAAGAGGAGGTGCAAACGTTGGTGCTGTACG ATACATTTAAGATGGGGCACAGATCCCTCATACAGCAATTACCTTCTATTCTGGTCAATGAGTCCACTCAGGAGATGTTTATGACTCACTGCTTGTCTAACAGCATTGCCCCTGATGCATCAGATGTCGCATGCCT GTTGGTAGTTTGCACAATGCTGGCGATTCCCCTTGCGGCCACACTGTTGTTGGCTATAGTCACGTGGCAACGGAACCGAGCGGTGATGCCAACTACAGAGGCCGTCTGTTTAAGCACTGGCCTCAACCAGTACGGCACCCTGAAGACCAATGGTTCTATGGGCGGCGAAGTGAGTGGTAGTACAACAGAGGCAAATA ACAGCAGCAGGCATGGATCTTCGTGTTTTCCCAAAAGCTGCGTATACCAGTGCCTCCAGGCCTTCTCCCTTCAGATGACGAGCCGGGGTATCTTCAGCACCTCCTCAGGTTTCCCCGAAGACGGCTACTGCTCCTTGAATGGCATCCGCATCCTCAGCCTGTTATGGATCATGTGCGGACATTCTGCACAATTCCCTGTGATAAATAACCTGG ATAACTACAAAGACTGGAAGAAAACAGTAGAAAGAAGCCCTCTTTATGTGTTTTCTCTCAGTGGGCCTGTTTTTCTGGCTGTAGATACCTTCCTACTGCTGGG gGGTCTACTTAGCGCCAGGTCTCTACTGGGCTCCATCCAAAGTGCTGAAGACAAGCTGAGTCCTGGTCTGGTGGTAGCCTACCTCTTCAGGAGGTTCAAAAG GATCCAGCCGCTGCATATCTTTGTAATGTGTCTCACCGTTGGCCTTATCTCTCTGGTCCACTGGGGTCCTTACTGGTTTCCATTCATAGACAACTTGATGGATTGCAAAACGTACTGGTGGGGGAACTTGTTATTGATTAGCAATCTCCTCCCTGTCCATGAGATA TGTGTTCCCTGGACGTGGTACCTCTCTTTGGACTTCCAGTGTTATGCCACCACTCCCCTACTGGTCTATTTCTACAGATT GAATAGAGGTGTCTTTGCAGCCATGGCAGGAGGCCTCCTGTTGATGACTACGTTGGCTGGTTCTTTAGTCACGGGACTCATGCAGCTGCCCGTCTTCCAGCCATCTACGCT GACATCAGAGAActatgtcctgtattattatgTGAAGCCCCACACCAGATATGGACCGTTTTTAATAGGAATCTTAACCGGAATATACCTGTCGACTAAAAAAGGCCAACTCTTAAAGCATAAG tgGCAGGCGGTGCTTGGTTGGTTGTGTTGTCTGTCAGTCTTGGCGGCGTTGATAGGATTGGCCTACGCCCTGCGGGGGATCCCTGCGCACCCTTCCCTGCCGCATGCTCTCTACCAGGGACTGCACAGACCGATCTGGGGTCTGGCCATCACCTGGATCATCCTGGCCTGCGAGGAGGGCTACGGAG GCTTTATCAATAGCCTCTTGTCATTCTCTCTGTGGGTCCCACTGGCCAGAATCAGTTTCGCCTGCTACTTGATCCATCCTGTCTACATCCTGGTCTACACCGGACTACAAGAGACACCCATCCACTACACGGACATCAACTTTGTGAGCTCTGTGCTACTTTGTACCGTCTGCTGTATTAGTGACTTGAACGGTTgcagtgtactgtatgtctggATGTTGTTGGTCTTCTTTAGATGTACCTGTTCCTGGGACACCTGGTGCTCACACTTGGGACGAGCGTGGTCTTAA
- the oacyl gene encoding O-acyltransferase like protein isoform X2, with amino-acid sequence MALGWVSLFLLAGLTSRALLKTTQSLPNLPVSQKCAMDTNTFLWEIRQDKPKEYAVRMYDAFGKQGSNVEGGNANQPGQLQQCRSAHNPSFSGQYCQVFLKQGTIQYFVGICVPDSCDEEEVQTLVLYDTFKMGHRSLIQQLPSILVNESTQEMFMTHCLSNSIAPDASDVACLLVVCTMLAIPLAATLLLAIVTWQRNRAVMPTTEAVCLSTGLNQYGTLKTNGSMGGEVSGSTTEANNSSRHGSSCFPKSCVYQCLQAFSLQMTSRGIFSTSSGFPEDGYCSLNGIRILSLLWIMCGHSAQFPVINNLDNYKDWKKTVERSPLYVFSLSGPVFLAVDTFLLLGGLLSARSLLGSIQSAEDKLSPGLVVAYLFRRFKRIQPLHIFVMCLTVGLISLVHWGPYWFPFIDNLMDCKTYWWGNLLLISNLLPVHEICVPWTWYLSLDFQCYATTPLLVYFYRLNRGVFAAMAGGLLLMTTLAGSLVTGLMQLPVFQPSTLTSENYVLYYYVKPHTRYGPFLIGILTGIYLSTKKGQLLKHKWQAVLGWLCCLSVLAALIGLAYALRGIPAHPSLPHALYQGLHRPIWGLAITWIILACEEGYGGFINSLLSFSLWVPLARISFACYLIHPVYILVYTGLQETPIHYTDINFMYLFLGHLVLTLGTSVVLTVLVEKPYVLLKWNRKDDPPQQ; translated from the exons ATGGCCCTTGGTTGGGTGAGTTTGTTTCTTTTAGCAGGTTTAACTTCAAGGGCACTCCTGAAGACAACACAGTCGTTGCCCAACTTGCCCGTATCCCAAAAATGTGCGATGGATACCAATACTTTCTTATGGGAAATAAGACAGGACAAGCCCAAGGAATACGCTGTTCGCA tgtatgaTGCTTTTGGGAAACAGGGTAGCAATGTTGAAGGAGGTAATGCAAACCAGCCTGGCCAGCTGCAGCAGTGTCGCTCTGCCCATAATCCTTCCTTCTCTGGACAGTACTGCCAAGTGTTTCTCAAGCAG ggAACCATCCAGTATTTTGTGGGTATCTGTGTCCCAGACTCTTGCGATGAAGAGGAGGTGCAAACGTTGGTGCTGTACG ATACATTTAAGATGGGGCACAGATCCCTCATACAGCAATTACCTTCTATTCTGGTCAATGAGTCCACTCAGGAGATGTTTATGACTCACTGCTTGTCTAACAGCATTGCCCCTGATGCATCAGATGTCGCATGCCT GTTGGTAGTTTGCACAATGCTGGCGATTCCCCTTGCGGCCACACTGTTGTTGGCTATAGTCACGTGGCAACGGAACCGAGCGGTGATGCCAACTACAGAGGCCGTCTGTTTAAGCACTGGCCTCAACCAGTACGGCACCCTGAAGACCAATGGTTCTATGGGCGGCGAAGTGAGTGGTAGTACAACAGAGGCAAATA ACAGCAGCAGGCATGGATCTTCGTGTTTTCCCAAAAGCTGCGTATACCAGTGCCTCCAGGCCTTCTCCCTTCAGATGACGAGCCGGGGTATCTTCAGCACCTCCTCAGGTTTCCCCGAAGACGGCTACTGCTCCTTGAATGGCATCCGCATCCTCAGCCTGTTATGGATCATGTGCGGACATTCTGCACAATTCCCTGTGATAAATAACCTGG ATAACTACAAAGACTGGAAGAAAACAGTAGAAAGAAGCCCTCTTTATGTGTTTTCTCTCAGTGGGCCTGTTTTTCTGGCTGTAGATACCTTCCTACTGCTGGG gGGTCTACTTAGCGCCAGGTCTCTACTGGGCTCCATCCAAAGTGCTGAAGACAAGCTGAGTCCTGGTCTGGTGGTAGCCTACCTCTTCAGGAGGTTCAAAAG GATCCAGCCGCTGCATATCTTTGTAATGTGTCTCACCGTTGGCCTTATCTCTCTGGTCCACTGGGGTCCTTACTGGTTTCCATTCATAGACAACTTGATGGATTGCAAAACGTACTGGTGGGGGAACTTGTTATTGATTAGCAATCTCCTCCCTGTCCATGAGATA TGTGTTCCCTGGACGTGGTACCTCTCTTTGGACTTCCAGTGTTATGCCACCACTCCCCTACTGGTCTATTTCTACAGATT GAATAGAGGTGTCTTTGCAGCCATGGCAGGAGGCCTCCTGTTGATGACTACGTTGGCTGGTTCTTTAGTCACGGGACTCATGCAGCTGCCCGTCTTCCAGCCATCTACGCT GACATCAGAGAActatgtcctgtattattatgTGAAGCCCCACACCAGATATGGACCGTTTTTAATAGGAATCTTAACCGGAATATACCTGTCGACTAAAAAAGGCCAACTCTTAAAGCATAAG tgGCAGGCGGTGCTTGGTTGGTTGTGTTGTCTGTCAGTCTTGGCGGCGTTGATAGGATTGGCCTACGCCCTGCGGGGGATCCCTGCGCACCCTTCCCTGCCGCATGCTCTCTACCAGGGACTGCACAGACCGATCTGGGGTCTGGCCATCACCTGGATCATCCTGGCCTGCGAGGAGGGCTACGGAG GCTTTATCAATAGCCTCTTGTCATTCTCTCTGTGGGTCCCACTGGCCAGAATCAGTTTCGCCTGCTACTTGATCCATCCTGTCTACATCCTGGTCTACACCGGACTACAAGAGACACCCATCCACTACACGGACATCAACTTT ATGTACCTGTTCCTGGGACACCTGGTGCTCACACTTGGGACGAGCGTGGTCTTAACAGTTCTGGTCGAGAAGCCCTACGTCCTCCTCAAATGGAACCGTAAAGACGACCCACCTCAACAATGA